Proteins encoded in a region of the Malaciobacter mytili LMG 24559 genome:
- a CDS encoding HDOD domain-containing protein encodes MSENILERIESLPPLPKTIAEIEEFRQKRDKEAFELLKIIEKDALIISTLLKVSNSAMFGFRSKVETPSRAINLLGINFTISIAIGGTVQNLLKANLSPYGINSDDFMRVSNMATTLTNLWLSKVSYDLKEELILPALLQEAGKFVIADILELEGKTSEFQALLSQGYSTAQAEKELLGLTTSEITARIFRHWKLSDTLINSIEFVDDLSNVDEAFRQRAEILNVVKTACEVNCALSDESIQNAIEKAKEFNLDVKALEIAIEKLQDRLLDEE; translated from the coding sequence TTTAGAAAGAATTGAATCTTTACCACCATTACCAAAAACAATTGCTGAAATTGAAGAGTTTAGACAAAAAAGGGATAAAGAAGCCTTTGAATTATTAAAAATAATAGAAAAAGATGCTTTAATAATCTCAACACTTTTAAAAGTTTCAAACTCTGCAATGTTTGGATTTAGAAGTAAAGTAGAAACACCAAGTAGAGCTATTAATCTTCTTGGGATTAACTTTACAATTTCTATTGCAATTGGTGGAACAGTTCAAAATCTATTAAAAGCAAATTTATCTCCTTATGGAATTAATAGCGATGATTTTATGAGAGTTTCAAATATGGCTACAACTCTTACTAATTTGTGGCTTTCTAAAGTATCATATGATTTAAAAGAAGAACTTATTTTACCTGCATTATTACAAGAAGCAGGTAAATTTGTAATTGCTGATATTTTAGAATTAGAAGGCAAAACTTCTGAATTTCAAGCTCTTTTATCACAAGGTTATTCAACTGCACAAGCAGAAAAAGAACTTCTAGGTCTTACAACTTCTGAAATAACAGCAAGAATATTTAGGCACTGGAAATTAAGTGATACTTTAATAAACTCAATTGAATTTGTTGATGATTTATCAAATGTTGATGAAGCATTTAGACAAAGAGCAGAGATTTTAAATGTAGTAAAAACAGCTTGTGAAGTAAACTGTGCTTTAAGTGATGAAAGTATCCAAAATGCTATTGAAAAAGCAAAAGAATTTAATTTAGATGTAAAAGCTTTAGAAATTGCTATTGAAAAACTTCAAGATAGATTATTAGATGAAGAGTAA